In Chionomys nivalis chromosome 26, mChiNiv1.1, whole genome shotgun sequence, the genomic window tatgctgtataagcTGAAcgtgcaggacccacaaaaagaGAACTGCTAATGTTGCCTAAAGAAGGGGAGACAATCTTTAAGGGCTCCTACTTCATAaaagtctaccagacattctgtagtacacacacaaaaaagtgactgacaaactgccaatatagctggaactgtctttaaattttcctgcttcataaaaaagtcttcttggtactatggacctgtaggctaaaaatggatgccccaatattacagaagaactttgggtgactgtccaagcagcaagaTGCCTCTGCCAactctagagttttaaaagttgcttacaatgcactttctatttacttaggtaatattatattcttctggagtcttttatggagttaaaaataaatagttatagtttcccttaattacaataaaaaataaaatagatataaatattaaaactgtaattcttgcttaatgcctttttaaaatataattttactatgttaaagttaaaaccttcccttttattcggacagaaaaggggaaatagtgtgAAAAGGCTTTCTGTATATAcgatgcttttattggttaatgaattaagcTCCTTTGGTCTACAGCAGGGCAAAATAGAAaaaggcgggaattccaagcagatagaggacagaaggcagagtcagggagatgccatgtaccCACTGAAGGTGAAAGACACCCGCCTTCCAGAACCTTTCCagcaaaccacaagcctcgtggtaaaatacaaaataataaaaatgggttaatttaagatgtacgagctagctaagaatacgcttaagctgttggccaaacaatatgcaattaatatagtttctatgtaattatttcaggtctgggcagccagaaaacaaatgaacagcctccGCCAACAAGAGACTATTAAGTACAAGGACAAAAAGGTCAGCCTATGTGATGCGCAACTTGGAAAAGGTGGAATCTCAGGCATTAATTACTCAGGGGTGCAGGAAGGCCTTCGGGTAACAGTATTCATTCTCCTCTGAAATCACTCAGTCCGTGCATCCTGGGGAGAAGGTTCAGCTTCAGAGGGAGCCGACTTGTGAGTACAGGACTGAGCAGAGTGGCGACTTGGAAGCACATCCACATCTATCTCTTTACCAAAATACCAGTCTCTAGTGCTTCCTGCTTCCCGTTAATGTGAGATGTGCGAGGACAGTCGGGCTCAGAGTAAGCTCCGGGGCTGGCAGAATCAGCTGCGCCTATGAACTtagcgcatgcgcacacacacagacacagattcaTGCAGCCAAATACCTGTGTGTGGTTCAAAGAACTGGATCCCagcctttattttctcttttcttaaagcATCTATTTCATAGTATATGCATGGCCATATGAAGAGGAGTAGAATTTAAACAATCCCTAATTAAAGATTACACTATTATCAGACAGTATAGTCATCAAAGGTATCAACAGTAAAAGTATCAAATTATACTGTTAGGTTTTAACTCTTTATTGGAATGTATCTACATAACAGTTTTCATAATTTAACTCATTTAAATAATGGCTTTTTTTCATTGGTTTATTTGGAAGAAAAGTTTATTCTGAAGCTCACTGGGGTCCTCACCATGGCAAGTGTATGCAATTCTAACTCAGTTTATCTTCAGTGCTATCTTTGGGGGCATAGtatccaaattcttttttttttttagatttatttatttattatgtattcagtgttcagcctgcatgtatctctgccggccagaagagggcaccaagtctcattacagatggttgtgagccaccacgtggttgctgggaattgaactcaggacctttggaagagcaggcaaagctcttaaccactgagccatttctccagccccctccaaattctttattttcaaataatcaaaagaagccaaaaaaaaagtaaataaaaacaagaatgcTCTAAAGATATGCATTATCCACATCCAAGCTGAAAGCTCTCCAGATATTGGCTTTAACCTCTTACATTTTTCAAACTCCATAAGCAGTTCTTGCTTAGTAGAAACAATAGTCCATTGGCTTCAAGTTCTGCTGGTCAACTTAAAAACCGATCAGTAGCAGGCACAATAAGAATATTGTCAGAAATATTAGGTTCCCCCTACCTTATCTTGATGTCCAGGGCAGTCATTagtagttttgaaaaaaaaaaaaatcacctttaatcaattctagaacattctgtaGCTATGTGGCCTGGCTACTGCTCTGCAGACATTGGCACCATCCCCTGAACCTGCATCTCACAGGACAGCTTCTCTGATATCATGGAAGTCCACTGCTGCGTCAGTGGGTAGCTGTCACCTGTCAGAGGGTTTCATGCAGCAAGGGAGGCTGACTGAGCAATGTCACCTTCCAGAAGCAAGGTGGCTgatagcggggggggggggggggaccattTCATTGCAACAGGTTCCTGTCAGCTCTGCAGAGTGTCTCTGTCCTTGTCCTTGACTGCCTAAATGGCAGGAAACACTTACTGGAAGGTGGATTCCAAGAGTTGCTGTCCTCACCTCACCCCCCACAGCTCTCTTCTGCTTTGTTGATACAGTAAGTGTCCCTGCCTCGTAACCAGGCAACAAACCCCAGCGTCATGCACTGAGCCTGGTCACTAACATATCAGATGATGTTTTAAAGTTCAGCCCTGCCCCACTGGCCTTCTCTGATGAAAAGCCACCTGAGGTCACAGTACACTTCGTCCTCATCACTTTTCCCCAGCCATCTCCCAACTTCAGCTCATTCTCagagtgttcttttctttctttgaatggCTTCATTAAGATGATCGTATGTCTTTGAACTGATTATTCCAACGTCTGCCTAGTATGCCTTGCAAACAGAAATGTATTCTCTTCTTAGACCCTTTGTTAAGTCTATATACCTATGTCATATGCATGCTGTTATAAATGGAGGTTCATCTTCCCAGGTATGTCTCAAGGGTACCCCATTTATGCTCAGTTTTTCTCAGGAGACAAACACAATACTCTTCATTTAACTGGTAGTCCACTAATACGAAGACAATTCAAATTCAGATTTCTTTGCCGAGCTCAAGAAAGGAGCATAGGCTATAGGACTGTAGAAGTCAGAATTGCCATCCCAGTGTCCACATCTGTGTCACCCTGGGCAAGATACCCAGGTCCAGTGGGTCTCAATGTCTTTCCTTGTAGACCAGATACATGCCTTGATGGGTCTTGGGAAAGACACTATGTGAGTTGTCTCTACCCAGACCCTAAATCAGTGAGTATTCCATTGATGAGTTATCTCTCAGTACAAGTTAGCAGAAGTGGCAATTCTCCCAGCGTGTAATTCAAGCAGGTCTCTCCCCTCTGCTTCAACAACACagcacaagggctggagagatggctcaacggttaagagcattgtctgctcttccagaggtcctgagttcaattcccagcagccacatggtggctcacaaccatctgtaatgaggtctggtgccctcttctggcctgaagacataaacacagacagaatattgtatattaaataaataaataaatatttaaaaaaaaaaaaaaccagcacatACTGCTCCTGTGCCGGGATCTGTCCTTTCTCCCTTATGCCCTCGTCCTCCAGCTCTGGCTGCTGGGTCACCTTCCCTGTTTCCTAGCCATGGATGTCATTCCATTTTGCTGCTACCAGGGCATTGCCCACCCCTTTGCTTttacttctccctctcccctgccaCTAACATCTCTGCCTCAGCCCACTGGCACCAATCTAAGAGTCTCCAGGGAACCAGCCCTGTCCGCTTTAATACCTGCTGTGTCTGCAGCCTCAGATTGGCATATGGTGAGTTTTTATTAAGCAGTGATTTAGTAGTAAAGAGATGAGTGGACGAATGAGCAGCAACCATGAGACAGCTAGTTTCTAAGGACTAAAAACCAATCCACAAGAAAATGGGGCTTAGTTACATTTATTATTTGGCATTCTTGTAATCACCTTTAAGTCTCCTTAAATtgcttattttaaataatgaagcCAGTTTCTAGAAGTTCTTAGCCTTGGCTTTTTTATCCCAAAGATATTGTCTGGAATTTTTCCTCAACTCTTCTCTCCAAAGTATAGCTTTAAATCATGTCTGACACCCGGCTTAACCTTAAATCAACTGGCTATTAGTCGCTTAGATACTAAGGGGGTCTTTGGTTGAAAAAATGCTAATAATTTACTGGTAGTAAAGTATACTTTTACCCTAAACAGAAGGTGGGTAGAAGTATTACTCAGGGATTTTAACCTAAGAATTTCTTGCATTTGTATAGCTTGTCCTTTGAGGCATTGATGACGGTTTGTGAAAAAGAAACAACTTTTACCATTATAATTTATACTCTATCAACAAAGGAAACACAGAcataagaaacacaaaataaacacagcCCTCGGTAAGAAACCAAATTAAATCACAACacgctaaaaaaataaaataaaaaagcatgaaGGTAAGAAGCTGACTTGTAATTTAAacgaaagggggaaaaaagaaagaaaaattcaaggtCTGAACCACAAGGTCTAAGAGCGGACAACGGCATGACTTTCAAGAAGCATTCATCTTGTGCTTGTGATAGAGCATCTGGCTATAAAGTTTTAATTGCGCATTTTAATCTTCGTCTGCTTATATTGTTTTGAGTATCCAAGCAATATTTTAGTACTTATTGGAGGGTATTCAGTGTCTAATATGTTTCTAATTTTGCTCTCATCATATTCACCCTGGACATCTGTTTCCATTCTCAATGAACCTTTAAAATTCCTTGATGAACAGTGTAATTGTGAAGCTTGATTGGATTTCTTAGGAAGACAGCTGCCTTAGAAACAAAGCAATTGAGAAGATTGAGGCGGGGGTGAGGTGGGAATCCTTACCTTTGAGTGTACCCAATAAAAACAGTGCTTGTGACAGAGGCCACAGGTGAGTTTAATAGGATAAGCAATCGATGGCAGGTGGCGGTGATCTGAACACTACACAGCCACACACCATCTAAGTAAATAGTAAAATGCAGTCCAGGGACCCTTAAAGATGAAGTTCATACCATCCCAGAATTAATCAATCTTCAGGCCATCAAATACACCCTTGTCCACCAGTGCTACCGTACAATTGTACAGAACACGCTTTGCTTTTGTGTAGGACTTGAAAATAGAGTAAATGTCGTCACCAGGCTGCAGGTAGtatggaagacttaattcagagTACAAACTTAGATGCCAAACCTGGGAATGGAGCTCACATGTGAACAACTTCCAAGCTTTGCAAAGAATGTGTGTAAAACTGAggtcacacatgtgtatacacctTTCATGTTTATCAATGTGTCATTTTAAGCTGTAGAAGAACATTACTTGCAGATCAGTCTGTCATCTCGGAAGCAATAATTATTCtgcaattatttaaattaaaatattgacaGCACTCTATTCGATTAGAAATTCAATGAGTTactcaaaaaaaattatatcattaaaaaCATAGTCtcaggagatgactcagcagttaagagcacggctgttcttccagaggtcctaagttcaattcccagcaaccacatggtggctcacaaccatcttttttttttttttttttttttttttggtttttcgagacagggtttctctgtagttttggagcctgtcctggacctagctcttgtagaccaggctggtctcgaactcacagagatccacctgcctctgcctcccaagggctgggattaaaggcatgcgccaccaccgcccggctcacaaccatctttaaatgagatctggtgccctcttctggccagcaggcatacataaaagcagaacactgcacacataataaataaacaaatcttaataaaaaaaaaacataatctcAGTGGTCTCAAATGTCACAACGTGAGTTGTTCAGACTTAAGTTGACAAATGAATccctacacatttttaaaaggataattgTGAGATAGAAAAGGTCTCAGCAAAttgcatattttgaaaatgaattacTGTAAAACTGAACCTAGAAAAGCATAGAGAAGCtgcaaggaaacaaaaacagaaagaaaagcaggatGGCCAGGCAAACACAGAGTGAAGGAGCAGGGCAGAAGGTGAAGCAGGACAGAGGCAGCACATGAGAGGTTGGGGCTAGAATTCTCAAGTGAAGGCTGTAAAATTAATGGAGCAAGACAATGGGTAtggctacattttaaaaagagtaacTTGAAGGAACTAAATGTTTGGTTTGGTCCCAACAGTCTTTGATAGGATACTTTATCTTCCCTATTTCAAAATTACTTCCCAACGATATTCAGACACTTTTGTTAACAAGAGTGAAGGTGGGTTATTTTTCCCCCAACTTACCACCGCAAGATTTTTGCTGCCAGACCTGTGATAGTCACACCTTTAGTTTCCTCTGAGACAACTTTTAGAAATTAGCAAGTCCATATCTTCTAATAGAAGACTGTGCCATTAAACTCCTATTTTTCAGGGTCCACTTATACGGCTACAACTGAGGAAGGGGGCATAGGCTccaaaaaattctgaaaatgtcTGTCTGCCCCCTAATATGGGTGAACCCCAGGGCTCAGCCCTTTATCCCCTCTTGCTCCGCGAAGGAGTGTCATAAGCCTTCTCTGAACCGAAAACTACGTCCATATACCACACCTCACAGGGGTATTTCAGAGTCAGCCCTGGCTTTCTTGCTTACATTCCACATCCCACCTGGTAGAACACTCTGCTGCCTCTGGCTTCAGAGTACAGCTAGAACAGCTGATCTCGCCTCCCCCGTGTAGATTTCTTGCTGTCCTCTGCCTGGATGGCTGCCACAGCTCCCAGCTGGTCTCTTGACTTTGAGATCCTACTCTCAGAACAGCAGGACAAGAATACAGACCATAATATTATTCTGCTCCTTTACTTAGTATAATCCAAGGGCTCTCtatttcagcagaaaaaaaaaaaccagaattctCTGAGGAGCCTGAAATGATGTAGCAAACACAGTAACGAACTTCTCAGATAAGTTCAGAATGACTTTATCACCATGCAGCTATAAATCCTGCAAGTAGATAGATCACAACCATCACTATCCTTAAAAGTCTTCCAGGATGGATACAGGAACGTATAAAGACCCAAGTGCCTTACTCCCATCAGAAATACCCTGACACAGGCTACTCCACGTCTAGCATTGAGTGGGTCAATTCTCCATCACAACCATACAGCTTAATCACTGACCATATAGACTAACCAGTGGCTGCACAGCCTAACTAATAACTACCCATCACGTTCTCTCTCAGAGCCTGTATCTGGAGATCCTAGCCCATTGCACAGGACCTCCATAACctacttcctgccttgtctcCAACTTCAGACctcaccagtctctctgtctgtccctctaCACACCACTTTGATGGTTCTTCAAGTACATAGGCAGGCCTCTGCCTGGAGGACCTACGTGACTGTTCCTCCTGCCTCGGGTACCCTTCCAGGAATGTACAGTTGTATGTACCTTCCGCCACAGCCTTCTGTGATGTCTCCTCCCATGGGTAGAAAGTCTAGAGACAGTGTtaggtttcattttaaaatatatttgctatTCTTTGAGAATCTATTCCTTTTGAAGAACTGACCTTGGTTGTTTGACAGTTACTTTTTTACTGGAATTATCAACGCAGATTCTGTGCTCAGACAGACCTGGGTTTGACTGTTTCTATTATTTCACTCCACAGCTGTGTAACCTGGGTCTCTGCTCTTATCTGTGAAGTGAGAATAATGACATCGCTGCCCAGTGTAGGCTGAACACTAAACAAATAGGGAAAGGACGAATGGAAGACTGTTGAGATGTGGTCCTAAGAAACCCATGCACCCTTGTACCTGCATCCTCACTTACAATGCAGGCCCAGGAGACAATCGTAGAGATATCTGACCATGCCAGTGTCCAGCCAAGAAGAAAGCGCTGATTCTGGAGAAGCACACGACAGTCTAGCTGAGGATACTGCAGTGTGTTACCAGCAACACAGTCCAGACAGTCACATGGCAAAAAGGCCTAATTCTTTACTCCTTCCACACTGACTTTAAGGGGTTTCTCTGCAGAtgtggtgcctgtcctgaaactcgctgttgtagaccaggctggcctcgaactcacaaaagtccacctgcctctgcctcccgagtgctgggattaaaggcgtgcgccaccaccgcccgacctgaCTTTACTTTAAACCTTATTCTAATCTCTAAGGCCCACGTGAAAACCTCTTGAGAAGATTTCAAATATCTATGTAAATCTGTTTAAACCGTGACTACTTATTTGAGATTAGGAGCCTAAATCTTTTGATGTACTTCCAACCCAAAGTTCTTATAattatttccatttctgtgaaaagaaaatgaattttacttagcttacaaaaacaaacaataatctCAGACATTCTTATGTTCTTCCAGTCATATTTTTTATCTGTTAGAGGGAAATGTTACACATGCTTGGTTGATTCAATAGTTACATTAGAGGTCCAAACATCCAAGGGACATGACAGTCCCCCTCTAAACTGGCACTGGTGGGAAGCACAGACATCTAGCACTGACCGCTCTTTTAtcatacatatatcatatatatcatatatatatatatatcatatatctgCTCTTTTAAATTTACATGCACATCGCACTATGTCAGTTTCTTGATGTctaaaaatataatcatttacGCCTATATTTAAAAGGATTAACGTCATGGATGGGTATGGGGTACATACCTGGAAtgctagctctcaggaggctgcaagttcaaggccaatctaagatacatttcaaaaagaaataaagtcatcaCATTCAGTTAGAGACATCATTATTGAAAATCGCTGTTTTGCAATGAGGACACTTTTACTGAAAGTTTGTTACCATGTAATTAGAGTACTGAGGAGATAGACTTGGGAACAAATTGTCTTAGTCCTATAGATacacctactgtgtgtgtgtgtgtgtgtgtataaaattccTTGCCTATAATAAGGCAAGTTTAGACTTAACTTGTATTCTTATagtggtgtgtgtgcgcgtgtgtgttttctttaaagcaaGGATCTACTAGAAACCACCTTGGCATACCCATGCCCTAATTCACAGACCGTACGCACTATGCACTCCTCCGATTCTTCTTCATAGCTTTGTACAACTTAATATTCAGGCTAGGGAAACTGGAGAGTTCCTCGAGGTCGAACAGTTCCTTAAATCTATCTACAAATCTATTTTCCTTCTCCAGCCTGAATCTCATGGCCCAGAGGATGATGGTGCTTTCTCTGCAGAGATGATCAAAGGTCAGGAGAAGCTCCTCCAGGAAAGGATGGGCGTAGACAACATCTGCTGCCAGGATGTAGTCAAAGTTAGTGGCAGACCTGGGGAAGTCCCTGTCTAATGCCACTCCCCAGGACAGCTCCTTAACCTGGGGCGAATGCTTGCATTTCATTTTGGTGTTTCTGGAGATATTATATTGCAGGTTTCCAAGTAATTCGGGTAAGTCTGTAGCAGTCACTCGAGCGCCtatgaagaaaggaaggtaggAAAAGTGAGCCTCCTGGAATAAGACCAGTCAGGTTTCAACCAGCATGCACTGAGATTCTTCACAACAGCCAGACTCAAAGAAAAGAAGGGGCAGCACATAAGGGCTTTTCAGAATAGACGCTAATACACTTCTCtgcccctctttttaaaaaaagaacaaaacagaatctTGTGGGATTTCTATATCTTGCTGAccccctgggttttttgtttagcGCATCATTGTTGTTCTCCGTTTGGGAGAAAAATGGCAACAAGAAAAGAGTGCGTCATTGCAATGATCCAAGGTCAGTGACAAAGGCtaaacagggactggagagatgactcagaggttaagagcactggctgctcttccagaggtcctgagttcaattcccagcaaccaccggtggctctcaaccatctgtaatgagatctggcgccctcttctggtgtgtgggaagcagaatgttgtacacataataaataaaaaaaacaaaaaacgttttaaaaaaataaataaaataaaataaataaaaagagcccACAAGCCTCTGCATGctttaaaggaataaaattattatttttaataatgaattaAATTGGTGAATAACATAGATTAGCAACAAACTTAAAACCATGTTAACTAGTttgttatcaacttgacacagatgATTCCATCAAACTACCCTGCCAAGTCtgtgggaacattttcttgattaatgattgatgtaggagagtCCAGTTCCCTGCAGATTGAGCAAGGTGGCACttagttgtataagaaagcaggtggaGCAAGCCACGATAACCAAGCCAATAGGCAGTACTCCTTCGTGGTCTCTGCATCATATCCTGATCCAGTttcctgcctggagttcctgcctttacttccctcagtgataaaatgtgacctgagagttgaagatgaaataaaccctttcttccccaccttGTTTCTGGTCCTGGTGTTTATCATTGTAACAGAAACCTAACTAGTACAAGAACCACAAAGAAGCTCCTAGTATTCATCAGTGTGATCTGGATAAGCAAATCTAGGTGGAGAAATGACCCAGGACTTACAGGCAGATCACCCACTAATAAACATCATTGAAATATGATACTGGATGGCATATAAAGAACTATAGTTACTATAGAAGTCAATGCATGAAGAGAGGTGTACATGAACAAAGTGGAATATTCCAATATCCTTTGTCTCTAGATACAATGGTAttctactgatgtgggattctcctttgtatgctgtcaacaccattggttaattaataaagaaactgctttggacctatagtaggacagaacttagctaggtggaaaaactaaactgaatgctgggagaagaggcagaatcagagagaagccatgtagccccgctggaggcAGACGCCAGAACtgtagctggtaagccacagctgttgtaatatgagcggcggggctgcgtctccggcacccggccgcccgcatggctagcttatgccccaaaataattacatggaaactgtattcttttaaaccctgcctggcccattagttccagcctcttattggctagctcttacatattgatctaacccatttctaatattctgtgcagtatcacgagctggcttaccaggaaagatcttaacctgcatctgtctggagtgggagaatcatggcgactccttgactcggcttctttctcccagcattctgtctgtttactccacccacctaagggctggcctataaatgggccaaggcagtttctttattaaatgaaagtaactcctccatcacacagccacatgacaataaacagattaatagaaatgggttaaattaatatgtaagagttagccaataagaagttagagctaatgcgccaagcagtgatttaattaatacagtttctgtgtgattactttggggctAAGCagtcgggaaccaacaagcggccctccCTCTAACAACATTCTATTAGCCATCCTTCCATCAAGGGTTGGCTGAAGCACAGGATCTATCCTGTGCAGAAAGTAGAAGAATGTACTGTCACCTCTTTAAATGTGTAAGACACCTGAAGGGAGGGGCCTGCATCATGGTATTAAGAAATGACC contains:
- the LOC130867038 gene encoding protein-lysine methyltransferase METTL21E isoform X1; the encoded protein is MEPETEKEIREGEDDRQVVAEIMARSFIPTQITTVSWEGFHFAGHEIRITEAKDCYGAVVWPSALVLCYFLETHAKQYNMVDKNVIEIGAGTGLVSIVASLLGARVTATDLPELLGNLQYNISRNTKMKCKHSPQVKELSWGVALDRDFPRSATNFDYILAADVVYAHPFLEELLLTFDHLCRESTIILWAMRFRLEKENRFVDRFKELFDLEELSSFPSLNIKLYKAMKKNRRSA
- the LOC130867038 gene encoding protein-lysine methyltransferase METTL21E isoform X2; its protein translation is MARSFIPTQITTVSWEGFHFAGHEIRITEAKDCYGAVVWPSALVLCYFLETHAKQYNMVDKNVIEIGAGTGLVSIVASLLGARVTATDLPELLGNLQYNISRNTKMKCKHSPQVKELSWGVALDRDFPRSATNFDYILAADVVYAHPFLEELLLTFDHLCRESTIILWAMRFRLEKENRFVDRFKELFDLEELSSFPSLNIKLYKAMKKNRRSA
- the LOC130867038 gene encoding protein-lysine methyltransferase METTL21E isoform X3, which gives rise to MRFGLRKPKIVTVLLSGPRYHFLRVCCTPVAFQALVLCYFLETHAKQYNMVDKNVIEIGAGTGLVSIVASLLGARVTATDLPELLGNLQYNISRNTKMKCKHSPQVKELSWGVALDRDFPRSATNFDYILAADVVYAHPFLEELLLTFDHLCRESTIILWAMRFRLEKENRFVDRFKELFDLEELSSFPSLNIKLYKAMKKNRRSA